In Daphnia pulicaria isolate SC F1-1A chromosome 5, SC_F0-13Bv2, whole genome shotgun sequence, a single genomic region encodes these proteins:
- the LOC124341444 gene encoding structural maintenance of chromosomes protein 6-like yields the protein MELINRIENPCNYQISKVVKLRPGAKVGSWCGFVLPISMIFSCLKYHETVSISYKLATICSTVSLVFLYMNLFNKKPLITHVAALAVALSGCLLTGTALITVIKFTCFMILINIKSYTFLCKLFHHFPSSFSIGEAILAVQGTIVFCFVSISNCVLDGSNLSTAFCQIFLLGIGTFLLGTGLIQQFQQLLPFILLLFTVMGTVTIPIMLLVMKKNPITWFLIDFIFLDATRVFLILYWLACTILALAIAWWFGSGSSVKLTVLRKYFHGVVIAIYLPGVFFDTELLFVASVIVLAAFLLLESVRLYNLDYVGDILNKNMVGFLDEKDQGTLILTHIYLLIGCSLPIWIFPLESAMDTTDKLLLCSGVVSLGIGDTAASIGGTLWGKNKFPGSSKSIEGTVCSILAEILFLVIMFNLGKNGSGKSAVLTGIVVALGERASATCRGQSIKDFVKTGKSKAVVSVTLINKGKGSYKRNTFGDTITIERTINALTGSGGYKIFNEQRKLVSDKRSDLNRILAQMNIQVDNPVCILNQETAKNFLHSNDAQQKYKLFERATQMDAMRNEYSVAEDEISRSKACMKEKLQSLEILNADVNKWKTKKEWYDAINEIHDKKAKLENEIFWAQVEGFEKKASEALQRKNHQQSEIDKARVKIQEHEQRLVELQEKFQNRRSDAVEKKKELQIAREEFSVVDNQLTEMKNRQGTFQNDLRQLGNEKQRLMKDKAELKAEIDKLNREYGDSEHAKRKERREAELHQLNEKLENLESSRKVSEHQVEQLKNALIQLRNETLAVRSELTRTHNSLENKKKTLAQLQKSDSNSCAVYGDWVPKLLQRIDRTSFRGSKPKGPIGSYIKLRDRSWAPVVEHYFGQRLSCFVCSNDEDAKLLQKIVHEEAPRNGQAPKILVSCTNGQVHDVREHKVHCSEELISKDIHCLMDMLIIEDNEVTNVLIDLNGIEQVLLIGNDRDACYLLSDSSRVPYNCKSAITKEGNTYHPDPNYRSYCGRVGNTARYLQASVEDAIRNLHEEIENLQRDEIRISQNLKNFSMQIQNNEGQLRNEESKLSSTRREISDGQRKKKTLELENVEGGSTDVLALEEDLVDVEKKLERIDDDIQTKTESFEELKREMQKLRQIVNQHQATISSLMADSGPLQDSFRFMETQQKNIKETIEKLSASLASMQSKLDSFEADYEEARAKAESEAALAAQASSRAPVTKSLKNLNSELRQLEQQIVAQEKELGSRDHVFAEYRKRKADFERAFSEVTGVQSSLKKMMDMSKKRKDFIKIFRNSIESRTYHIFRALLRTRNFEGELSFDHNEKTLSLMVVPPGRDGSSQPKVKRGRESGATDIRSLSGGERSFATVCFILSLWDATESPFRILDEFDVFMDHVNRSICMDLLVTEARENSGRQFVFLTPLGLEKQQLNNMDDLSIFRMDDPNRRE from the exons ATGGAGTTAATCAATAGAATAGAGAATCCATGCAACTACCAAATCAGtaaagttgtaaaattaaG GCCAGGAGCAAAGGTTGGATCATGGTGTGGATTTGTCCTGCCAATTTCCATgatattttcttgtttaaaataCCATGAAACTGTTTCCATAAGTTACAAGTTAGCGACCATTTGCTCAACAGTGTCATTAGTCTTCTTGTATATGAATCTGTTTAACAAGAAACCACTTATAACACATGTTGCAGCTTTAGCTGTAGCTCTTTCTGGTTGTTTACTAACTGGGACTGCACTGATAACTGTGATAAAATTTACGTGCTTTATGATCCTCATCAACATCAAGAGTTACACATTCTTGTGTAAACTTTTTCATCACTTTCCATCAAGCTTTTCAATTGGCGAAGCAATTCTTGCTGTTCAGGGgacaattgttttttgttttgtttcaatatCAAATTGTGTGTTGGATGGCTCCAATCTCAGCACTGCTTTTTGCCAA atttttcttttgggaatTGGAACATTTCTTCTTGGTACTGGCCTGAtacaacaatttcaacaacttttgCCTTTCATTCTACTGCTTTTCACTGTGATGGGAACTGTAACAATTCCAATTATGCTTCTAGTGATGAAAAAGAACCCTATTACCTGGTTTCTGATAGACTTTATTTTTCTGGACGCAACAAGG GTATTTCTCATATTGTATTGGCTAGCATGTACTATTTTGGCTTTAGCAATTGCTTGGTGGTTTGGAAGCGGTTCTTCCGTCAAGTTAACCGTCCTGCGCAAATATTTCCATGGCGTCGTTATTGCCATCTATTTGCCCGGAGTATTTTTCGACACTGAACTACTCTTTGTAGCTTCGGTTATTGTCTTGGCTGCCTTTCTTCTATTAGAGTCAGTTCGACTGTACAATCTGGACTACGTTGGAGACATTCTAAACAAGAACATGGTCGGCTTTCTTGACGAAAAAGACCAAGGAACTCTCATACTCACTCATATTTACCTGTTGATTGGTTGTTCGTTACCAATATGGATCTTCCCTCTCGAATCAGCAATGGACACAACAGATAAACTGCtactgtgctctggtgtaGTGTCACTTGGAATCGGGGACACTGCTGCAAGCATTGGCGGAACTTTGTGGGGCAAAAACAAGTTTCCTGGTAGCTCCAAGAGTATCGAAGGGACAGTGTGCTCTATATTGGCGGAAATCCTGTTCCTAGTCATCATGTTTAATTTAG gaaaaaatggcaGTGGAAAAAGTGCAGTTCTCACAGGGATAGTTGTTGCTCTTGGTGAAAGGGCTTCAGCCACATGTCGTGGTCAAAGTATTAAAG ATTTTGTAAAAACTGGCAAATCCAAAGCTGTTGTCTCTGTTACTTTGATAAATAAAGGGAAGGGTTCCTACAAGCGAAACACTTTTGGTGATACCATCACAATAGAAAGAACAATTAATGCTTTAACAGGAAGTGGAGGATACAAAATTTTCAACGAACAAC GGAAACTCGTCAGCGACAAGCGAAGTGATCTTAACAGAATCCTCGCTCAAATGAACATTCAAGTGGACAATCCAGTATGTATTTTAAACCAAGAAACAGCGAAGAACTTTCTGCACAGTAACGACGCTCAGCAGAAATACAAGCTGTTCGAACGTGCAACACAGATGGATGCGATGCGTAACGAGTATTCAGTAGCAGAGGATGAGATATCAAGAAGCAAGGCTTGCATGAAAGAAAAGTTACAG AGTTTGGAAATCTTAAATGCTGATGTGAATAAATGGAAGACCAAAAAGGAATGGTATGATGCAATCAATGAAATCCATGACAAGAAagcaaaattagaaaatgaaatattttgggCCCAAGTTGAAGGTTTCGAGAAAAAAGCGTCTGAAGCATTACAAAGAAAGAATCATCAGCAGTCAGAAATTGAtaag gctCGCGTTAAAATTCAGGAACATGAACAACGGTTGGTTGAATTGCAAGAAAAGTTCCAAAATCGCAGATCAGACGccgttgaaaagaaaaaagag ttGCAAATTGCTCGAGAAGAATTCTCTGTCGTTGATAACCAACTAACCGAAATGAAAAATCGACAAGGAACG ttTCAGAATGATCTTAGGCAACTGGGCAATGAAAAACAGCGTCTTATGAAAGATAAGGCAGAACTGAAAGCGGAAATTGACAAATTAAATAGGGA GTACGGCGACAGCGAACATGCTAAAAGAAAGGAGAGGAGAGAAGCAGAATTGCACCAATTAAATGAAAAGTTGGAAAACTTGGAGTCGTCGCGAAAAGTTTCTGAACATCAAGTCGAACAGCTAAAAAAtgctttgattcaattgagaAACGAAACTTTGGCTGTTAGGAGTGAATTGACGCGTACTCACAATAGCTTAG aaaataagaaaaagacactGGCTCAGCTCCAAAAATCAGATTCAAACTCATGTGCAGTCTATGGAGATTGGGTCCCTAAATTGCTTCAAAGAATTGACAGAACGTCGTTTAGGGGATCAAAGCCTAAAGGGCCAATTG GTTCTTACATTAAACTCCGAGATAGATCTTGGGCACCTGTAGTAGAGCATTATTTCGGGCAAAGGCTTTCATGTTTTGTTTGCTCCAATGATGAAGACGCGAAGTTACTTCAGAAAATAGTTCACGAGGAAGCGCCGCGAAACGGACAAGCTCCAAAAATTCTTGTTTCGTGTACGAATGGCCAG GTTCATGACGTTAGGGAACACAAGGTTCATTGCAGTGAGGAATTGATAAGCAAAGATATTCATTGTTTAATGGATATGCTGATAATTGAAGATAACGAAGTTACGAATGTCTTGATAGACTTAAACGGCATTGAACAAGTTCTCCTTATTGGTAATGACCGAGATGCGTGCTATTTATTGTCGGATTCCTCTCGAGTGCCTTATAATTGCAAAAGTGCGATTACCAAAGAAGGAAATACTTATCATCCGGATCCAAATTATCGTTCTTACTGTGGAAGagtgggaaatacggccagatATCTTCAAGCCTCGGTGGAAGACGCAATTCG GAATTTAcacgaagaaattgaaaacctCCAGCGCGATGAAATAAGAATCAgccaaaacttgaaaaacttCAGTatgcaaattcaaaataatgaaGGGCAGTTAAGAAACGAAGAATCAAAACTCTCGTCGACACGTAGAGAAATATCTGATGgtcagaggaaaaaaaagacactcgAGTTAGAAAATGTCGAAGGCGGTTCTACGGATGTTCTGGCTTTg GAAGAAGATTTAGTTGATGTTGAAAAGAAGTTGGAAAGGATTGATGACGATATCCAAACTAAGACTGAGAGTTTCGAAGAACTAAAGCGCGAGATGCAAAAATTACGACAAATTGTTAACCAGCACCAGGCCACTATTTCTTCCTTGATGGCAGACAGCGGGCCATTGCAG GACTCGTTTAGATTCATGGAAactcaacaaaaaaacatcaaggagACGATTGAGAAGTTGTCTGCTTCGCTTGCTAGTATGCAATCAAAGTTGGATTCTTTTGAAGCAGATTATGAAGAAGCTAGGGCTAAAGCAGAATCGGAAGCCGCTTTGGCTGCACAGGCATCCTCTCGGGCACCAGTGACAAA ATCTTTAAAGAACCTTAATTCAGAGTTAAGACAATTGGAGCAGCAAATCGTTGCACAAGAAAAGGAATTAGGATCCCGTGACCATGTTTTTGCAGAATATCGAAAGCGCAAAGCAGATTTTGAACGAGCTTTCTCGGAAGTCACAGGAGTACAGAGTTCTTTAAAA AAAATGATGGACATGAGTAAGAAGCGTAaagatttcattaaaatatttcgCAATAGCATCGAATCAAGAACATACCATATTTTTCGGGCTCTTCTAAGAACTCGTAACTTTGAA gGAGAACTTTCGTTCGATCACAATGAAAAGACACTTTCGTTGATGGTTGTTCCACCTGGTCGTGATGGATCCTCTCAACCTAAGGTTAAACGCGGTCGTGAAAGTGGTGCAACCGACATTCGATCCTTAAGCGGTGGAGAGCGTTCTTTCGCGACGGTCTGCTTCATTTTATCGTTGTGGGATGCCACCGAAAGCCCATTCAGAATCCTCGATGAGTTTGACGTATTTATG GACCATGTTAATCGATCGATCTGTATGGATTTATTGGTCACCGAAGCAAGAGAAAACTCAGGACGTCAATTCGTTTTTCTCACGCCCCTTGGATTGGAAAAGCAGCAGCTGAATAATATGGATGACCTATCCATCTTCAG AATGGATGATCCTAATCGTCGGGAGTAA
- the LOC124341386 gene encoding calmodulin-like isoform X2 has translation MARHFKEQDIAEFRDCFSLYARNGYIETMETLMVIMRSLRTSPTPPELKVYMKNGKISFADFLEVMHAHTVKEKSSKDIQAAFRAADTNGRGVISYKELRHILCGWGEKLSTKEVEQIFREAHIKANAPVKYEDFIKVVTSPVPDYYY, from the exons aTG GCCAGACATTTTAAAGAACAAGATATTGCAG AATTCAGAGATTGCTTCTCTCTGTATGCAAGAAATGGATATATTGAAACTATGGAAACTCTGATGGTCATCATGAGATCACTTAGAACAAGTCCAACACCACCTGAGCTCAAGGTTTATATGAAGAATggcaaaatttcatttgctgACTTCCTAGAAGTCATGCATGCTCATACAGTGAAAGAAAAGTCATCAAAAGATATACAGGCAGCATTCAGAGCTGCCGATACAAATGGTAGAGGTGTTATTTCCTATAAAGAGTTGCGCCACATTCTTTGTGGTTGGGGAGAAAAGCTGTCAACCAAAGAAG ttGAACAAATATTTCGTGAAGCACACATAAAGGCTAATGCACCAGTGAAATACGAAGACTTTATCAAGGTTGTTACCTCCCCAGTTCCAGACTACTACTACTGA
- the LOC124341386 gene encoding calmodulin-like protein 4 isoform X1, producing MPNDSEFYFMQARHFKEQDIAEFRDCFSLYARNGYIETMETLMVIMRSLRTSPTPPELKVYMKNGKISFADFLEVMHAHTVKEKSSKDIQAAFRAADTNGRGVISYKELRHILCGWGEKLSTKEVEQIFREAHIKANAPVKYEDFIKVVTSPVPDYYY from the exons ATGCCTAATGATTCTGAATTTTACTTCATGCAGGCCAGACATTTTAAAGAACAAGATATTGCAG AATTCAGAGATTGCTTCTCTCTGTATGCAAGAAATGGATATATTGAAACTATGGAAACTCTGATGGTCATCATGAGATCACTTAGAACAAGTCCAACACCACCTGAGCTCAAGGTTTATATGAAGAATggcaaaatttcatttgctgACTTCCTAGAAGTCATGCATGCTCATACAGTGAAAGAAAAGTCATCAAAAGATATACAGGCAGCATTCAGAGCTGCCGATACAAATGGTAGAGGTGTTATTTCCTATAAAGAGTTGCGCCACATTCTTTGTGGTTGGGGAGAAAAGCTGTCAACCAAAGAAG ttGAACAAATATTTCGTGAAGCACACATAAAGGCTAATGCACCAGTGAAATACGAAGACTTTATCAAGGTTGTTACCTCCCCAGTTCCAGACTACTACTACTGA
- the LOC124341109 gene encoding uncharacterized protein B0303.7-like isoform X3 has product MSQRTLSSNVKAPVRPAPPPPSNIAKVNTFHVQHAAAASSSSRAPPRPSSEPGKKKIAPPRPPPPKASAQLKAVQNAVAFAGMISQPRKQAQLPLTSSVTAPDLLINWDSPPTSPTPGRSSSDCLSLKSFGSDSSGTQGAFSTMTRSESGFESEPDAWSETAVTLAAPVRNENVKPFTMPTIIRPNRSRPPPPAIKSSTHLKVLEKMTSSIPSAAAPLPLPRSSSPYLADLLDLDVTVGADDYSPPEPCIPPPAPPSFLLVSSLSAAVAAAAPTLTSSSPPPSLELGVGPDAGSAVALFDYQSSHPGDLNFKEGERIVVLSQVNEEWCKGSIGSSQGMFPLSYVRLDAPPTPVETSRDAPPSSSNRAVALYAFEAETDHDLSLKEGDIVRVIESVGNGWLYGEDCQSGRRGQFPESFVRRELN; this is encoded by the exons ATGTCGCAGAGAACTCTATCGTCAAATG TCAAAGCCCCTGTGAGGCCTGCTCCCCCGCCACCATCAAACATTGCAAAAGTCAACACATTCCATGTGCAACATGCAGCTGCGGCATCATCTAG CAGCAGGGCACCTCCACGACCAAGTTCAGAACCGGGTAAGAAGAAAATAGCTCCACCAAGGCCCCCTCCACCCAAGGCCAGTGCCCAGCTCAAGGCAGTGCAGAATGCCGTGGCTTTCGCTGGAATGATTTCTCAGCCGAGAAAACAAGCTCAGCTTCCGTTGACCTCATCTGTAACGGCCCCCGATCTTCTTATCAATTGGGATTCGCCGCCAACCTCGCCCACTCCCGGCCGATCATCCAGCGACTGCCTCAGTCTCAAGAGCTTTGGATCGGATAGCAGCGGGACCCAGGGCGCGTTCAGCACCATGACGCGAAGCGAAAGTGGATTTGAGAGCGAGCCCGACGCTTGGAGTGAAACAGCTGTCACTCTGGCCGCACCCGTCAGAAATG AGAACGTGAAACCGTTTACCATGCCGACGATTATCCGGCCGAATCGATCCAGACCGCCCCCTCCGGCCATCAAATCGTCTACTCACCTAAAAGTCTTGGAAAAGATGACCTCCTCCATTCCATCAGCAGCTGCACCACTACCACTACCGCGATCGTCGTCTCCTTACCTGGCCGATTTGCTTGATTTAGACGTCACGGTCGGTGCCGATGACTATTCACCGCCGGAGCCGTGCATTCCGCCACCGGCCCCTCCGTCGTTCCTGCTCGTTTCATCACTCAGCGCCGCTGTTGCTGCCGCCGCCCCGACGCTGACGTCGTCGTCTCCTCCTCCGTCCCTCGAGTTGGGTGTAGGCCCTGACGCTGGATCAGCAGTGGCTCTCTTTGATTACCAGAGTTCACACCCCGGAGATCTTAACTTTAAG GAAGGAGAGCGGATCGTGGTATTATCTCAAGTTAACGAAGAATGGTGTAAGGGGTCGATTGGATCGTCGCAGGGAATGTTCCCGTTGAGTTACGTCCGCCTCGACGCCCCACCGACGCCAGTGGAGACCAGCCGAGACGCTCCGCCGTCATCGTCAAATCGGGCAGTGGCCTTGTACGCCTTCGAAGCCGAAACTGATCACGATCTGAGTTTGAAG GAAGGTGATATTGTCCGAGTGATTGAATCAGTGGGCAACGGCTGGCTCTACGGAGAAGATTGTCAATCCGGTCGGCGCGGTCAGTTCCCCGAATCTTTTGTCCGCcgagaattgaattga
- the LOC124341109 gene encoding uncharacterized protein B0303.7-like isoform X4, which translates to MSQRTLSSNVKAPVRPAPPPPSNIAKVNTFHVQHAAAASSSRAPPRPSSEPGKKKIAPPRPPPPKASAQLKAVQNAVAFAGMISQPRKQAQLPLTSSVTAPDLLINWDSPPTSPTPGRSSSDCLSLKSFGSDSSGTQGAFSTMTRSESGFESEPDAWSETAVTLAAPVRNENVKPFTMPTIIRPNRSRPPPPAIKSSTHLKVLEKMTSSIPSAAAPLPLPRSSSPYLADLLDLDVTVGADDYSPPEPCIPPPAPPSFLLVSSLSAAVAAAAPTLTSSSPPPSLELGVGPDAGSAVALFDYQSSHPGDLNFKEGERIVVLSQVNEEWCKGSIGSSQGMFPLSYVRLDAPPTPVETSRDAPPSSSNRAVALYAFEAETDHDLSLKEGDIVRVIESVGNGWLYGEDCQSGRRGQFPESFVRRELN; encoded by the exons ATGTCGCAGAGAACTCTATCGTCAAATG TCAAAGCCCCTGTGAGGCCTGCTCCCCCGCCACCATCAAACATTGCAAAAGTCAACACATTCCATGTGCAACATGCAGCTGCGGCATCATCTAG CAGGGCACCTCCACGACCAAGTTCAGAACCGGGTAAGAAGAAAATAGCTCCACCAAGGCCCCCTCCACCCAAGGCCAGTGCCCAGCTCAAGGCAGTGCAGAATGCCGTGGCTTTCGCTGGAATGATTTCTCAGCCGAGAAAACAAGCTCAGCTTCCGTTGACCTCATCTGTAACGGCCCCCGATCTTCTTATCAATTGGGATTCGCCGCCAACCTCGCCCACTCCCGGCCGATCATCCAGCGACTGCCTCAGTCTCAAGAGCTTTGGATCGGATAGCAGCGGGACCCAGGGCGCGTTCAGCACCATGACGCGAAGCGAAAGTGGATTTGAGAGCGAGCCCGACGCTTGGAGTGAAACAGCTGTCACTCTGGCCGCACCCGTCAGAAATG AGAACGTGAAACCGTTTACCATGCCGACGATTATCCGGCCGAATCGATCCAGACCGCCCCCTCCGGCCATCAAATCGTCTACTCACCTAAAAGTCTTGGAAAAGATGACCTCCTCCATTCCATCAGCAGCTGCACCACTACCACTACCGCGATCGTCGTCTCCTTACCTGGCCGATTTGCTTGATTTAGACGTCACGGTCGGTGCCGATGACTATTCACCGCCGGAGCCGTGCATTCCGCCACCGGCCCCTCCGTCGTTCCTGCTCGTTTCATCACTCAGCGCCGCTGTTGCTGCCGCCGCCCCGACGCTGACGTCGTCGTCTCCTCCTCCGTCCCTCGAGTTGGGTGTAGGCCCTGACGCTGGATCAGCAGTGGCTCTCTTTGATTACCAGAGTTCACACCCCGGAGATCTTAACTTTAAG GAAGGAGAGCGGATCGTGGTATTATCTCAAGTTAACGAAGAATGGTGTAAGGGGTCGATTGGATCGTCGCAGGGAATGTTCCCGTTGAGTTACGTCCGCCTCGACGCCCCACCGACGCCAGTGGAGACCAGCCGAGACGCTCCGCCGTCATCGTCAAATCGGGCAGTGGCCTTGTACGCCTTCGAAGCCGAAACTGATCACGATCTGAGTTTGAAG GAAGGTGATATTGTCCGAGTGATTGAATCAGTGGGCAACGGCTGGCTCTACGGAGAAGATTGTCAATCCGGTCGGCGCGGTCAGTTCCCCGAATCTTTTGTCCGCcgagaattgaattga
- the LOC124341109 gene encoding uncharacterized protein B0303.7-like isoform X1, whose amino-acid sequence MSQRTLSSNAVKAPVRPAPPPPSNIAKVNTFHVQHAAAASSSSRAPPRPSSEPGKKKIAPPRPPPPKASAQLKAVQNAVAFAGMISQPRKQAQLPLTSSVTAPDLLINWDSPPTSPTPGRSSSDCLSLKSFGSDSSGTQGAFSTMTRSESGFESEPDAWSETAVTLAAPVRNENVKPFTMPTIIRPNRSRPPPPAIKSSTHLKVLEKMTSSIPSAAAPLPLPRSSSPYLADLLDLDVTVGADDYSPPEPCIPPPAPPSFLLVSSLSAAVAAAAPTLTSSSPPPSLELGVGPDAGSAVALFDYQSSHPGDLNFKEGERIVVLSQVNEEWCKGSIGSSQGMFPLSYVRLDAPPTPVETSRDAPPSSSNRAVALYAFEAETDHDLSLKEGDIVRVIESVGNGWLYGEDCQSGRRGQFPESFVRRELN is encoded by the exons ATGTCGCAGAGAACTCTATCGTCAAATG CAGTCAAAGCCCCTGTGAGGCCTGCTCCCCCGCCACCATCAAACATTGCAAAAGTCAACACATTCCATGTGCAACATGCAGCTGCGGCATCATCTAG CAGCAGGGCACCTCCACGACCAAGTTCAGAACCGGGTAAGAAGAAAATAGCTCCACCAAGGCCCCCTCCACCCAAGGCCAGTGCCCAGCTCAAGGCAGTGCAGAATGCCGTGGCTTTCGCTGGAATGATTTCTCAGCCGAGAAAACAAGCTCAGCTTCCGTTGACCTCATCTGTAACGGCCCCCGATCTTCTTATCAATTGGGATTCGCCGCCAACCTCGCCCACTCCCGGCCGATCATCCAGCGACTGCCTCAGTCTCAAGAGCTTTGGATCGGATAGCAGCGGGACCCAGGGCGCGTTCAGCACCATGACGCGAAGCGAAAGTGGATTTGAGAGCGAGCCCGACGCTTGGAGTGAAACAGCTGTCACTCTGGCCGCACCCGTCAGAAATG AGAACGTGAAACCGTTTACCATGCCGACGATTATCCGGCCGAATCGATCCAGACCGCCCCCTCCGGCCATCAAATCGTCTACTCACCTAAAAGTCTTGGAAAAGATGACCTCCTCCATTCCATCAGCAGCTGCACCACTACCACTACCGCGATCGTCGTCTCCTTACCTGGCCGATTTGCTTGATTTAGACGTCACGGTCGGTGCCGATGACTATTCACCGCCGGAGCCGTGCATTCCGCCACCGGCCCCTCCGTCGTTCCTGCTCGTTTCATCACTCAGCGCCGCTGTTGCTGCCGCCGCCCCGACGCTGACGTCGTCGTCTCCTCCTCCGTCCCTCGAGTTGGGTGTAGGCCCTGACGCTGGATCAGCAGTGGCTCTCTTTGATTACCAGAGTTCACACCCCGGAGATCTTAACTTTAAG GAAGGAGAGCGGATCGTGGTATTATCTCAAGTTAACGAAGAATGGTGTAAGGGGTCGATTGGATCGTCGCAGGGAATGTTCCCGTTGAGTTACGTCCGCCTCGACGCCCCACCGACGCCAGTGGAGACCAGCCGAGACGCTCCGCCGTCATCGTCAAATCGGGCAGTGGCCTTGTACGCCTTCGAAGCCGAAACTGATCACGATCTGAGTTTGAAG GAAGGTGATATTGTCCGAGTGATTGAATCAGTGGGCAACGGCTGGCTCTACGGAGAAGATTGTCAATCCGGTCGGCGCGGTCAGTTCCCCGAATCTTTTGTCCGCcgagaattgaattga
- the LOC124341109 gene encoding uncharacterized protein B0303.7-like isoform X2 — translation MSQRTLSSNAVKAPVRPAPPPPSNIAKVNTFHVQHAAAASSSRAPPRPSSEPGKKKIAPPRPPPPKASAQLKAVQNAVAFAGMISQPRKQAQLPLTSSVTAPDLLINWDSPPTSPTPGRSSSDCLSLKSFGSDSSGTQGAFSTMTRSESGFESEPDAWSETAVTLAAPVRNENVKPFTMPTIIRPNRSRPPPPAIKSSTHLKVLEKMTSSIPSAAAPLPLPRSSSPYLADLLDLDVTVGADDYSPPEPCIPPPAPPSFLLVSSLSAAVAAAAPTLTSSSPPPSLELGVGPDAGSAVALFDYQSSHPGDLNFKEGERIVVLSQVNEEWCKGSIGSSQGMFPLSYVRLDAPPTPVETSRDAPPSSSNRAVALYAFEAETDHDLSLKEGDIVRVIESVGNGWLYGEDCQSGRRGQFPESFVRRELN, via the exons ATGTCGCAGAGAACTCTATCGTCAAATG CAGTCAAAGCCCCTGTGAGGCCTGCTCCCCCGCCACCATCAAACATTGCAAAAGTCAACACATTCCATGTGCAACATGCAGCTGCGGCATCATCTAG CAGGGCACCTCCACGACCAAGTTCAGAACCGGGTAAGAAGAAAATAGCTCCACCAAGGCCCCCTCCACCCAAGGCCAGTGCCCAGCTCAAGGCAGTGCAGAATGCCGTGGCTTTCGCTGGAATGATTTCTCAGCCGAGAAAACAAGCTCAGCTTCCGTTGACCTCATCTGTAACGGCCCCCGATCTTCTTATCAATTGGGATTCGCCGCCAACCTCGCCCACTCCCGGCCGATCATCCAGCGACTGCCTCAGTCTCAAGAGCTTTGGATCGGATAGCAGCGGGACCCAGGGCGCGTTCAGCACCATGACGCGAAGCGAAAGTGGATTTGAGAGCGAGCCCGACGCTTGGAGTGAAACAGCTGTCACTCTGGCCGCACCCGTCAGAAATG AGAACGTGAAACCGTTTACCATGCCGACGATTATCCGGCCGAATCGATCCAGACCGCCCCCTCCGGCCATCAAATCGTCTACTCACCTAAAAGTCTTGGAAAAGATGACCTCCTCCATTCCATCAGCAGCTGCACCACTACCACTACCGCGATCGTCGTCTCCTTACCTGGCCGATTTGCTTGATTTAGACGTCACGGTCGGTGCCGATGACTATTCACCGCCGGAGCCGTGCATTCCGCCACCGGCCCCTCCGTCGTTCCTGCTCGTTTCATCACTCAGCGCCGCTGTTGCTGCCGCCGCCCCGACGCTGACGTCGTCGTCTCCTCCTCCGTCCCTCGAGTTGGGTGTAGGCCCTGACGCTGGATCAGCAGTGGCTCTCTTTGATTACCAGAGTTCACACCCCGGAGATCTTAACTTTAAG GAAGGAGAGCGGATCGTGGTATTATCTCAAGTTAACGAAGAATGGTGTAAGGGGTCGATTGGATCGTCGCAGGGAATGTTCCCGTTGAGTTACGTCCGCCTCGACGCCCCACCGACGCCAGTGGAGACCAGCCGAGACGCTCCGCCGTCATCGTCAAATCGGGCAGTGGCCTTGTACGCCTTCGAAGCCGAAACTGATCACGATCTGAGTTTGAAG GAAGGTGATATTGTCCGAGTGATTGAATCAGTGGGCAACGGCTGGCTCTACGGAGAAGATTGTCAATCCGGTCGGCGCGGTCAGTTCCCCGAATCTTTTGTCCGCcgagaattgaattga